The Devosia sp. genome segment CCCGCTATTACGAGGAAGCCCGCCGCTTTGCCCAATTGGCGTCGCTGACCTCGGCGGCACTCGACTATAAGGAATTCGTGGTGGTTACCGGCGGCGGGCCGGGCGTGATGGAGGCGGGCAACCGCGGCGCCGCCGACGTCGATGCCCCCTCGATCGGCCTCAATATCGTGCTGCCGCACGAACAGGCGCCCAATCTTTATGTCACGCCGGACCTGTCGTTCAATTTCCACTATTTCGCCACCCGCAAGATCCACTTCCTGATGCGCGCCAAGGCCGTGGCCGTGTTTCCGGGCGGGTTCGGGACGCTGGACGAGTTCTTCGAGACGCTGACCCTGATCCAGACCGGCCGCATGGACCGTATTCCGCTCCTGCTGTTCGGCAAGGAATTCTGGACCCGGGTGATCAATCTCGAGGCCCTGGCCGAAGCGGGCACCATCTCCCCCGACGATCCGGACCTGTTCGCCGTGGTCGATACCGCCGAGGAAGGCTGGGACGTGGTGCGCCAATTCCACAACCTGCCGGCCGTATCGCTGCCCGAGATCAGCCCGGAATAAATGCCGGCCCGCAGGGCGGACCTGCACCGGCCCGGCTGGGCAAGCCTTAACCGCAATGCCACACTGTGCCGCTAAAGTGACCGGCAACAGACCGTGGGGATGCGCGCGTGGAACATTTTGATCTGGTGGTCATCGGTTCGGGGCCTGCCGGGCGCCGCGCGGCCATACAGGCGGCAAAGCTGGGCCGCTCGGTGCTGGTGGTCGAAAACCGGCTGCGCCTGGGCGGCGTATCGGTCCATACCGGCACCATTCCATCCAAGACCCTGCGCGAAACCGTGCTCAACCTCTCCGGCTGGCGCGAGCGCGGATTTTACGGCCTGTCCTATCGCGTCAAGAAGGACATCGAGGGCAAGGATCTCGGCGCCCGGCTGCGCAAGACGCTGGACTACGAGATCGAGGTGCTGGAGCACCAGTTTGCCCGCAATGGCGTGCGCACCTTTGGCGGCATCGCCCGCTTCCGGGACGACCACCATATCTGCGTGACCGATCATGCCGGAGAGGAACACGTCTTCGGCTTCGACTTTGCCGTCATTGCTGTCGGCACTGCGCCCTTCCGTCCGCCAACCATCGCCTTTGACGATCATACGGTGATGGATAGCGACAGCCTCGTCTCCGAACTGCGGGTGCCGCGCAGCCTGACCGTGGTCGGCGCCGGGGTGATCGGCATCGAATATGCGACGATCTTTTCGGCGCTCGACGTGCCGGTCACCATCATCGAGCCACGCGACAATTTCCTCGATTTCATCGACCGCGAGATCATCGAGGAATTTACCCATGACCTGCGTCAGCGCGGCGTCACCATCCGCCTCGGCTCCAAGGTCGAACGCGTCGAGCGCGATGGGCAGGGCTGGGCCATCGCCATCATGACCGATGGCCGGCAGGTGCGGTCTGACATGCTGCTCTATGCCGCCGGCCGGGTGGGCGCCACCGCCGATCTGGGCCTCGATTGCTGCGGGGTCGAGCCGGACGAACGTGGACGGCTCAAGGTCGATCCCGACACCTTTCAGACCCAGATCCCGCATATCTATGCCGCTGGCGATGTCATCGGCTTTCCGGCACTGGCCTCGACCTCGATGGAGCAGGGCCGTATCGCCGCGCTGCACGCTTTTGGCGCCAAGATGCCGCCGGCTCCGGATTTCTTCCCCTATGGCATCTATGCCGTGCCCGAAATTTCCACTATCGGGCTGACCGAGGCGCAAGTCCGCGTGCAGAATATTCCCTACGAATGCGGCGTGGCCCGCTTCCGCGAAACTTCGCGCGGGCACATCATGGGCCTGCAATCGGGCATGATGAAGATGATCGTGTCGCTCGAGACCCGCAAACTGCTCGGCGTGCATATCGTCGGCGAGGGCGCGACCGAGCTGATTCACATTGGCCAGGCGGTGCTGAACCTGGGCGCCACGCTCGACTATTTCGTTGAGAACACCTTCAACTACCCGACCCTGGCGGAAGCCTACAAGATCGCCGCGCTCGACGCCTGGAACCGCATGCCGCGGGTGACGCCGGTGGCCCCCGTCGCTGACAAGGCGACCGCGACGCCCGATGCCAGCGCGGAGACGCCAGCACCGGGCAAGGAATAGGCGTCCGCCTCAAGCCCTGGAACCGGCGCTGCCCTCGGACCTGACCCGGGGGACGACCTAGTAACTCTTTTCCGGCAGCGGGATGAACTCGGTCTCGTCCGGGACGGGGCCGAAGCGGGCCTGTTTCCAGTCTTCCTTGGCCTGCTCGATCCGCTCCTGGCTGGAGGAGACGAAATTCCACCAGATATAGCGCGGCCCTGCGAGCGCCGTGCCGCCGAGGAACATCATGCGCGCGGGCGATGTCGCGGTCACGGTAATGGCATCGCCGGGCCGGAAGACCAGGAGGCGCGGGCCCTCGAAACTGTCCCCGGCGATGTCGATCGTGCCGCTGACCAGGTAGATCGCCCGCTCTTCATAGTCGGGGTCGAGCGGCGCGCTCATGCCCTCGCCCAACTGCACCTCGACATAGAACCAGTCCGAAGTGGTGCGCACCGGCGCCGTCTTGCCGAAGGCACTGCCGGCAATGATGCGAGCAGCAAAGCCGGTATCG includes the following:
- a CDS encoding LOG family protein, yielding MAKRRHPTSLRTSGEDIAVSRKAPDTPQTRSAAYRLAFADDEFMTSEDTRGVRFQLEYLKPEFRLREHGINSTVVLFGGARIPEPGKPAWAARNEVQKKNLEAASRYYEEARRFAQLASLTSAALDYKEFVVVTGGGPGVMEAGNRGAADVDAPSIGLNIVLPHEQAPNLYVTPDLSFNFHYFATRKIHFLMRAKAVAVFPGGFGTLDEFFETLTLIQTGRMDRIPLLLFGKEFWTRVINLEALAEAGTISPDDPDLFAVVDTAEEGWDVVRQFHNLPAVSLPEISPE
- the sthA gene encoding Si-specific NAD(P)(+) transhydrogenase; protein product: MEHFDLVVIGSGPAGRRAAIQAAKLGRSVLVVENRLRLGGVSVHTGTIPSKTLRETVLNLSGWRERGFYGLSYRVKKDIEGKDLGARLRKTLDYEIEVLEHQFARNGVRTFGGIARFRDDHHICVTDHAGEEHVFGFDFAVIAVGTAPFRPPTIAFDDHTVMDSDSLVSELRVPRSLTVVGAGVIGIEYATIFSALDVPVTIIEPRDNFLDFIDREIIEEFTHDLRQRGVTIRLGSKVERVERDGQGWAIAIMTDGRQVRSDMLLYAAGRVGATADLGLDCCGVEPDERGRLKVDPDTFQTQIPHIYAAGDVIGFPALASTSMEQGRIAALHAFGAKMPPAPDFFPYGIYAVPEISTIGLTEAQVRVQNIPYECGVARFRETSRGHIMGLQSGMMKMIVSLETRKLLGVHIVGEGATELIHIGQAVLNLGATLDYFVENTFNYPTLAEAYKIAALDAWNRMPRVTPVAPVADKATATPDASAETPAPGKE